The following are encoded together in the Bos javanicus breed banteng chromosome 4, ARS-OSU_banteng_1.0, whole genome shotgun sequence genome:
- the NDUFA4 gene encoding cytochrome c oxidase subunit NDUFA4 produces MLRQIIGQAKRHPSLIPLFIFIGAGGTGAALYVTRLALFNPDVSWDRKNNPEPWNKLGPNDQYKFYSVNVDYSKLKKEGPDF; encoded by the exons ATGCTCCGCCAGATCATCGGTCAGGCCAAGAGGCATCCTAGC TTGATCCCCCTCTTCATATTTATTGGAGCAGGAGGGACTGGAGCAGCACTGTATGTCACGCGCCTGGCATTGTTCAATCCCGATGTCAG TTGGGACAGAAAGAATAACCCAGAACCCTGGAACAAACTAGGTCCTAATGATCAGTACAAG ttcTACTCTGTGAATGTAGATTACAGCAAACTGAAGAAAGAAGGTCCAGACttctaa